In Luteipulveratus mongoliensis, the DNA window AGGACGGCGACACCGTCGCCCACCGAGGTCACCAGGCCGAAGCCGCCTGGCAGGTCGACTGCAGTCTCGACCAGAGCGGCGGTTCGGGAGGTCAGCTCGGGATGCCCCGGGTGTCCTTTGAGAATGACTGGGCAGCCCGCTGCGAGTGCGGACGCGGTGTCGCCACCAGCGACGCTGAAGGCGAACGGGAAGTTGCTCGCGGCGAAGACCTCGACGGGGCCGAGCGGCACCCGATAACGACGGAGGTCTGGGCGGGGTCCGCTCGGCCAGTCAGCGGCCGGCCGGTCGAGACGGACGTCCAGGAACGTGCCTTGTCGTACGGCATCGGCCAGCAGCCGCAGCTGAAATGTCGTGCGGGTGAGCTCGCCGTTGAGTCGCTGCTCCCCGAGATACGTCTCCCGGATAGCGAGCATGACCAATGCTTCTCGGTCGGACTCGAGGGCTTCGGCGATCCGTTCGAGTCGGTCGGCGCGCTCGGTCAGCGGCTCTTGAGCGAGGTGCCGGGCAGCCTTGCGTGCGGCCTCGAGGAGGTCATCGACGGACTGGCTCATACGAGCTCCTTGTCATCAAAGTTGTGGATCTGGTCAAGCGGATCGGCCAGCGCTCGCTCAGAACGCGAATCCGCGGGGGAACGGATCGGTCGGATCCAGCTGGTACGTCGCGGTGCCCGTGATCCACGCGCTGCCGGTGAACTCGGGTACGACGGCCGCGTAGCCACCGACCTCGGTCTCGCCGATCAGCCGGCCGGTGAAGTGTCGACCGATGAACGACTCATTGCGGAACTCGGTGTCCAGCGGCAGCTCGCCGCGGCCGTGCAGCTGCGCCATCCGGGCGCTGGTGCCGGTGCCGCAGGGGGAGCGGTCGAACCAGCCGGGGTGGATCGCCATCGCGTGGCGGGAGTGCCGTGCCGTCGACCCAGGCGCCACGAAGTGCACGTGCTTGCACCCGGCGATGCTGGACTCGGTCGGATGAGTCGGCCGGTCAACGTCATTGATAGCGCTCATGATTCGCAGCCCAGCATCCAAGATGTCGTCCTTGCGCGCCCGGTCGAACGGCAGGCCCACAGCATCCAGCTGAGTGATCGCGTAGAAGTTGCCGCCGTACGCGAGGTCGTACGTCACCGCACCCAGGCCGGGTACGTCGACGGTCGCGTCCGTCCGCATGAGGAACGAGTCCACGTTGCGGAGGGTGACGGCTTCCGCCCGACCGTCGCGCACACGTACACGGGCCTCGATGAGACCCGCCGGGACGTCGAGGCGGATGACCGTCTCCGGCTCGGTCACCTCGACGAGGCCCGTCTCCACCAGCACCGTCGCCACGCCGATCGTGCCGTGACCGCACATCGGCAGCAGGCCACTGACCTCGATGAACAGCACGCCCCAGTCCGCGTCGGGCCGGGTCGGCGGCATCAGGATCGCGCCGCTCATCGCCGAGTGTCCACGCGGCTCCAGCATCAGCAGCTCGCGCAGGTGGTCCATCTCGGACGCGAAGTGCACGCGCTTGTCGGCCATCGTGTCGCCGGGCACGAGCGGCAGGCCGCCCGTGATGACCCGGGTCGGCATGCCCTCCGTGTGCGAGTCGACGGCTGCGATGCTGTGGAGCGAACGCATGTCAGCGGCGCTGTGCGAGTGCGTCGACGGCGCGGGTCATGTCGGCGCGTACGCGGTCGGCCACCTCGGGCAGCAGCGCGCCACGGGGCGGGCGGCACGGGCCGCCATAGCGCCCGACCTGGTCCATGCACTGCTTGATCGCCTGCACGAACTCGGTGCGCGAGTCCCAGCGGAACGCCGCTACGAGAGGCGCGTACAGGTCGTACGCCTGCTGAAAGTCTCCCTTGCCGACCAGGTCGAACAGCTCGACCGATTCACGAGGGAAGACGTTCGGGAAGCCGGCGAACCAGCCGGTCGCGCCCATGGCGAGTGACTCGAGTGCGACGTCGTCGGCGCCGGCCACGACCTGCAGGTCCGGCGCGACCTCCTTGATCTCCAGGACCCGGCGGACGTCTCCGGAGAACTCCTTGATCGCGACAACGTTGTCGAGCTGCGCGAGCTCGGCGACCAGGTCCGGCGTCAGGTCGACCTTGGTGTCGATCGGGTTGTTGTAGGCCATGATCGGGAGGCCGACCTCGTTGATCGCCTCGTAGTGCTCGATCACGTCGCGCCGGTTCGCCCGGTACATGGTCGGGGGCAGGCAGAGCAGACCGTCGGCGCCGTCCTCGGCAGCGAGCTCGGCCCAGTGGCGAGCCTGGTGGGAGCCCGCACCGTGCACGCCGACCACGACGACGCCGTCGTCCCCGACCGCTTCGATGGCGGTCTGCGCGACCTTGCGGCGCTCCTCGTCGGTCAGCGACGAGTACTCCCCGAGCGAGCCGTTGGGCCCGACGCCGCGGCATCCGCTCTCGACAACCCAACGGCAGTGCTCGGCAAACCGGTCGTAGTCGACCTCGAGTCCCGCTGGCGCAGAAGGGTTCTCGCGGTACGGCAGGGCGGTCGCGACGATCACGCCGCCGAGGTCACGGGTGGGCTGCTTGCTCATGATGCTTCTCCTTGCTTGGTGGTCCGGTCGGCGTGCACGAGCTCGCCGAGACGGATCGGTGTGCTGATGGGTCGGGTCGTCTGGGATGGGTCGGCATGTCCGGTAGCGCGCGTCAGGGCGGCGATGGTGGGCCCGCACGTACGTCCCTGGCAGGGTCCGAGTCCGGCTCGCGTGCCGAGTCGTACGGCCGCGGTGCCGGACGTCACGGGATCGGCGAGAGCCTGGCGTACGACGTCATACGGGACGTCCTCGCAGCGGCAGATCACGGTGTCCGGTCGGAGCCACTCGAGCGAGCCCGGACCGATGGCGGTCGCTCCGGCGAGACGTCGCGCAAAGCCGCGCCACACGTCGCGAGCGCGCAGCTGCGGCGCGATGGCATCGGCTGATCCGCCGCCGGCGATCCAGCCGGCTACGGCGCCCTCAGCGGCGGCGCCCGCCTCACCCGCGATGCTCGTCACCTCGCCGGCTGCGAAGACGTCAGCCACGCTCGTCCGCTGATGTTCGTCGACCTCGACGAACTGGTCATCGGTGACGGTGCAGCCGGCCGCGAGCGGCAGCTCCAGGGCCGGGGTGAACCCGTGCCCGACGGCCACTGCGTCCACGGCGATGGTGGTCTCGGTGCCGGCGCGGACGCTCCAGTCGGGGGACAGGCGGGCGATGACCGCCTCCTCGACCCGGCCGTCACCGCGAGCCGCAACCACACCCCAGCCGGGGCGGTATTGGGTGCGTGATCGGGCAAGGCCGGTGACGTATCCGCTGAGTTCCCAGACCTTTTCAAGGTGCGACCGCAGCTCGTGAGGTCGCGCGAGCCAGTGGCGAGCGAGGTGGTTCGGGCGCTGCGCCTCGAGGACGGCGACCACCTCGGCGCCGACCGAGCTCAGGGTCTGGGCAACAGGGAGCAGGAACGGGCCGGTGCCGGCGATGAGCACACGACGCCCGATGGCGAGACGCTCGCGCTTCGCGAGGGCTTGCGCAGCGCCGGCGGTGTAGACACCTGGCAGGTCCCAGCCGGGGAACGGCAGGACGCGGTCGTGCGCGCCAGGACACAGCACGAGGGCATCTGCCCGCAGGCAGTGCTGCGTCCGGTCGGTGCCGTCCGACGGGCCGGTGACCACTCTGACCGTGGTGCCGTCCTCGATGGCCCAGACCGTCGCCGAGCGCAGCCAGGTGACGCCCTCCGGCGCCGTGGGGCCGACCGCGTCCGGCGTACGCAGCTGTGGTGCTGCCTGCCGGTGGTACTGACCGCCGAGACTGTCCGACTGATCGATGAGCGTGACCTCAGCGCCCGCACGGGCGGCCGCAGCCGCGGCCGCCAACCCCGCGGGTCCTGCGCCCACGACCGCGACGTGTCGGCCGGTCATGCCCGCTCCTCGTGACGGGACTGGGTGACGACGACGTCGCCCGCGGTGGCCGGTCGGCGACAGGCGCGTACGTCGGGCAGATCATTGACGGTGACCAGGCAGTCGAAGCAGACTCCGATGCCGCAGAACACGCCTCGCGAGGACCCGCCAGGTCCCGTGCGCCACGCCGAACGCCGCTGCGCCAGAAGGACGCCCGCGATGCTCTGACCCTCAACGCCCTCGAAGTCGACGCCGTCGACCGTGATGATGAGAGGAATGTCCTGAGGCTCACGCCGGAAGGTCGCGGGCATCAGACGGCCTCGTCCGCGTGCAGTCGTACGGCGTCGTTGGTGACCGCTTGGCGGACGCCGAGCGCCGACAGGTCAGGCTCCTGCACACCATCGACCATGAGCTGCGCCAGGAGCTGCGCTGTCCCGACGCTGAGGCCGATGCCGGCGCCCTCGTGGCCGGTCGCGTGCCACAGACCGGCCAGTCTCGGGTCCGGCCCGATGACCGGCAGGTGGTCAGGGGTGAAGGGCCGGAAGCCGCCATACGCCCGCATGACCGGGACGACGGCGAGGCGCGGGAACAGGGTGATGGCACCCGCGGCGAGGGCGGCGTACTGCTCGGCGCCCATCGTGCTGTTGAACCCGACGAGGCGGCGGGTGGAGCCGATGAGGATGGTCCCGCTGCGCGTGCTCTCGACGACGGTCGAGGTCTGCATGGCTGCTGAGCCGTTGTCGACCGCACCGACGTAGTCGGCGTCGTAGACCTTGTGGTGGACGATCGGCGGCTGTGCGGTCGTCACGAGCACCTCGCCACGACGGGGCCGGATGTCGAGGCTGACGCCGA includes these proteins:
- a CDS encoding proline racemase family protein, translated to MRSLHSIAAVDSHTEGMPTRVITGGLPLVPGDTMADKRVHFASEMDHLRELLMLEPRGHSAMSGAILMPPTRPDADWGVLFIEVSGLLPMCGHGTIGVATVLVETGLVEVTEPETVIRLDVPAGLIEARVRVRDGRAEAVTLRNVDSFLMRTDATVDVPGLGAVTYDLAYGGNFYAITQLDAVGLPFDRARKDDILDAGLRIMSAINDVDRPTHPTESSIAGCKHVHFVAPGSTARHSRHAMAIHPGWFDRSPCGTGTSARMAQLHGRGELPLDTEFRNESFIGRHFTGRLIGETEVGGYAAVVPEFTGSAWITGTATYQLDPTDPFPRGFAF
- a CDS encoding dihydrodipicolinate synthase family protein gives rise to the protein MSKQPTRDLGGVIVATALPYRENPSAPAGLEVDYDRFAEHCRWVVESGCRGVGPNGSLGEYSSLTDEERRKVAQTAIEAVGDDGVVVVGVHGAGSHQARHWAELAAEDGADGLLCLPPTMYRANRRDVIEHYEAINEVGLPIMAYNNPIDTKVDLTPDLVAELAQLDNVVAIKEFSGDVRRVLEIKEVAPDLQVVAGADDVALESLAMGATGWFAGFPNVFPRESVELFDLVGKGDFQQAYDLYAPLVAAFRWDSRTEFVQAIKQCMDQVGRYGGPCRPPRGALLPEVADRVRADMTRAVDALAQRR
- a CDS encoding NAD(P)/FAD-dependent oxidoreductase; amino-acid sequence: MTGRHVAVVGAGPAGLAAAAAAARAGAEVTLIDQSDSLGGQYHRQAAPQLRTPDAVGPTAPEGVTWLRSATVWAIEDGTTVRVVTGPSDGTDRTQHCLRADALVLCPGAHDRVLPFPGWDLPGVYTAGAAQALAKRERLAIGRRVLIAGTGPFLLPVAQTLSSVGAEVVAVLEAQRPNHLARHWLARPHELRSHLEKVWELSGYVTGLARSRTQYRPGWGVVAARGDGRVEEAVIARLSPDWSVRAGTETTIAVDAVAVGHGFTPALELPLAAGCTVTDDQFVEVDEHQRTSVADVFAAGEVTSIAGEAGAAAEGAVAGWIAGGGSADAIAPQLRARDVWRGFARRLAGATAIGPGSLEWLRPDTVICRCEDVPYDVVRQALADPVTSGTAAVRLGTRAGLGPCQGRTCGPTIAALTRATGHADPSQTTRPISTPIRLGELVHADRTTKQGEAS
- a CDS encoding (2Fe-2S)-binding protein, which gives rise to MPATFRREPQDIPLIITVDGVDFEGVEGQSIAGVLLAQRRSAWRTGPGGSSRGVFCGIGVCFDCLVTVNDLPDVRACRRPATAGDVVVTQSRHEERA